A single genomic interval of Lucilia cuprina isolate Lc7/37 chromosome 2, ASM2204524v1, whole genome shotgun sequence harbors:
- the LOC111684602 gene encoding uncharacterized protein DDB_G0286175-like: MIISKDLFIFGEHIFGTIIPESLASISAPAVTTTTTTFTSTSSISPINTTSSNYQHHNRHHHQQHQYDNNHQSNCFDSIDQNDKMFNQLSGDSTMMSEDEESTPGATKTRKTIPKLTEELETTNATNLKHHYISSSSSQSSTSSCCLSSAISTIHSQTNVSKTLKNFEPNERLSEFNSCFHSKDRIKPTSATDGVLNSFQSKQRPGTIESERMQHIHGNRNQHKVILDKNSRLVE, from the coding sequence ATGATAATCTCAAaagatctttttatttttggcgAGCATATTTTTGGCACAATTATACCAGAATCATTGGCAAGTATATCTGCGCCAGcggttacaacaacaactactacattTACATCAACGTCGTCAATATCGCCAATTAATACTACTTCATCGAATTACCAACATCataatcgtcatcatcatcagcagcatcaGTATGATAACAATCATCAATCAAATTGTTTTGATTCCATTGATCAAAATgacaaaatgtttaatcaattgaGTGGTGACTCAACAATGATGTCTGAAGATGAGGAGTCAACACCAGGTGCAACCAAAACAAGAAAAACCATTCCGAAACTAACAGAAGAATTGGAAACAACAAATGCAACAAACCTGAAACACCATTATATATCATCATCTTCGTCACAATCATCAACATCTTCCTGCTGCCTATCATCCGCGATTTCTACCATTCATTCTCAAACTAATGTcagcaaaactttaaaaaatttcgaaccAAACGAGAGGTTGTCTGAATTTAACTCATGTTTCCATTCCAAAGATAGAATTAAACCTACGTCAGCGACTGATGGTGTTTTAAACTCTTTTCAGTCAAAACAACGGCCAGGCACTATCGAGTCAGAGAGAATGCAGCATATCCATGGAAATCGAAATCAGCACAAAGTAATATTGGATAAAAATTCAAGGTTAGTAGAATga
- the LOC111678556 gene encoding protein Aster-B isoform X2, whose product MNFGISQITTTTTYTNTSNTVTTTAALASVSTATVSDSISKDTTTDVPTGTETQTSSNVSDNIGKQNSTSNSIHPSKSFTTPQNCLEILTSIQNKTVPSDCASTANYFSTASSNNSSQILPTSSSSSLLTSSSATRSPLEPLGGIQSINNENSSVHMDGNEEINICFYFERKLLLPEDLPKQINSTISDNSSNIENTIKSTFSSISNSITGTVASLKNDNLTTQPDLSQSRESLKSQTERNSCSNIEENIELDDKVNDLSLSESKISINSANILRCDEDSLSKSSENSGDLLRNLYSSDCIDKIRNVTRLSERAKKKSWYNVLYPNYKSRSQDFKKLFKEVPNDERLIVDYSCALYRDLLIQGRLYISQNYVCFHANILGWETCLIIKWKDVTSITKEKTALVIPNAISICTPKEKYFFSSFTTRDKTFLILFRVWQNTLMNKPMPAQEIWQLVHNYYGDELGLTTDDEDYIDPTVEDRDDSTSNIDFVSAIDDTNSLSVYQEAIVGSSSNIYQAIDSSSGNSASNNNSGNNSASSGDCINSKIMKSNAKELTLISAKPEDGFASNSQTQQTSATSGGSGSGSAVTGSHSANVSKESKHNTSTFDSKRKVSKNNRQREENTSKNSETLPTDISDSSDSEENNIPFVATAECNSPHEGRQLVHTILPINIETLFNLLFSKSKFLLDFHAMRKSTDLVFGEWITNEDGQKTRTFNVTVQLAASVGPKTSKVTEFQVMRDCSKPGELYSIDINNVNAGIPYADSFSVLVHYCLVKTVDDHTMLSVHAQIKYKKSIWGVVKGFIEKNTWAGLDDFYTSLLHSLQSETCIPPAKGKGRRPRRGTATQIRPLEEMPILPTKPEPADHSGIAQTISTRHPIDSPVVAVEATTKFRWLSLFVLVLLCFLIIVNVILLLKLWKLEERIDEDMSARARMPNLSALKQLPNNHEDWIELLRQQEILHETELKKWHTVLQTAIELLKKTERTLAELMFR is encoded by the exons aTGAATTTTGGTATATCACAAATTACTACTACCACTACTTATACTAATACCAGCAATACTGTAACTACAACGGCGGCATTAGCATCTGTTAGCACAGCTACTGTCTCCGATAGCATTAGCAAAGATACCACAACTGATGTACCGACAGGAACAGAAACTCAAACCTCTAGTAACGTCTCTGATAATATCGGTAAACAAAACTCTACTAGCAATTCCATACATCCTTCGAAATCATTTACAACTCCACAAAACTGCTTAGAGATCTTAACgtcaatacaaaataaaacagttcCTAGCGATTGTGCGTCTACTGCTAATTATTTTTCCACGGCTTCCTCCAATAACTCATCGCAAATCTTGCCGACCTCTTCTTCCTCATCATTATTAACATCTTCGAGTGCAACAAGATCACCTTTGGAACCATTAGGTGGTATACAGTCTAT AAATAACGAAAACTCTTCAGTTCACATGGATGgaaatgaagaaataaatatttgtttttatttcgaaag GAAACTTCTCTTGCCAGAAGATTTACCAAAACAAATCAATTCGACGATTTCAGACAATTCTTCTAATAtcgaaaatacaataaaatctaCATTTTCTTCGATTTCTAATAGTATAACTGGTACTGTTGCCTCATTGAAAAATGATAATTTGACAACTCAACCTGATTTGAGTCAATCAAGAGAATCTTTAAAATCACAAACAGAGCGAAATAGTTGCAGCAATATTGAGGAAAATATTGAGTTAGATGACAAAGTAAATGATTTAAGTCTGAGCGAAAGTAAGATTTCAATTAATTCAGCAAACATATTACGTTGTGATGAG gacTCATTAAGCAAATCTAGTGAAAACTCGGGAGATTTATTGAGAAACCTTTATTCATCTGATTGTATTGATAAAATAAGAAACGTTACACGTTTGTCAGAACGTGCTAAAAAGAAATCGTGGTATAACGTGTTGTATCCTAACTATAAGTCACGTTCACaggattttaagaaattatttaaggAAGTGCCAAATGATGAACGCTTGATTGTTG actaTTCCTGTGCACTTTATAGAGATTTGCTTATACAGGGACGATTGTATATATCACAAAACTACGTTTGTTTTCATGCCAACATTTTGGGTTGGGAAACTTGTTTGATTATCAAGTGGAAAGACGTAACGTCGATAACCAAAGAGAAAACGGCGCTTGTTATACCAAACGCCATATCAATTTGTAcaccaaaagaaaaatactttttttcgtcATTCACCACGCgcgataaaacatttttaatactttttcgaGTATGGCAAAATACGTTAATGAATAAACCCATGCCAGCACAGGAGATATGGCAATTAGTACACAATTATTATGGTGATGAATTAGGTCTTACGACAGATGACGAAGATTATATAGATCCAACTGTTGAGGATCGAGACGACAGCACTTCAAATATAGACTTTGTATCTGCCATAGATGATACCAATTCATTGAGTGTTTACCAAGAGGCTATAGTAGGGTCCAGTTCAAATATTTACCAAGCAATTGATAGTAGTAGCGGAAATAGTGCTTCTAATAATAACAGCGGAAATAATAGTGCCAGTAGTGGTGATTGTATAAACTCAAAAATAATGAAGTCAAATGCTAAAGAATTAACATTGATCTCAGCAAAACCAGAAGATGGTTTCGCATCAAATTCTCAAACACAGCAAACTTCTGCTACAAGTGGCGGCAGCGGTAGTGGGAGCGCAGTTACCGGTAGTCATAGTGCAAATGTTTCAAAAGAATCAAAACATAATACTTCAACATTCGATTCAAAACGTAAAGTGTCAAAAAATAATCGACAACGAGAAGAAAACACAAGTAAAAATTCAGAAACTCTACCAACCGATATATCGGATTCCAGCGATTcagaagaaaataatattcc attcGTAGCCACAGCTGAATGTAATTCCCCTCACGAAGGCCGCCAATTGGTTCATACAATACTACCGATCAATATAGAaacattgtttaatttattgttttctaaGTCGAAATTTTTGCTAGATTTTCATGCAATGCGAAAGTCAACGGATTTGGTTTTTGGCGAATGGATAACAAATGAAGATGGTCAAAAAACACGTACTTTTAATGTGACTGTACAGTTGGCCGCTTCGGTTGGTCCAAAAACGTCCAAG gTTACGGAATTTCAAGTGATGCGAGATTGCAGTAAACCTGGTGAACTTTATTCCATTGATATAAATAACGTCAATGCTGGCATTCCATATGCAGATAGTTTTAGCGTTTTAGTACATTACTGTCTGGTTAA GACTGTAGATGATCACACAATGCTTTCGGTTCACGCccaaatcaaatataaaaaatctatttgggGTGTTGTTAAAGGTTTCATAGAGAAAAATACTTGGGCTGGCCTAGATGATTTCTACACATCGCTATTGCATTCATTACAAAGCGAAACATGCATCCCACCGGCCAAGGGCAAAGGAAGACGTCCACGCAGGG GCACTGCTACTCAAATACGTCCACTGGAAGAGATGCCTATATTGCCAACAAAACCTGAGCCAGCTGACCACAGTGGTATTGCACAAACTATTTCTACACGCCATCCAATCGACAGTCCTGTTGTAGCAGTTGAAGCAACTACAAAATTCAGGTGGCTGTCACTGTTTGTTCTTGTTCTCTTATGTTTCCTCATAATTGTTAATGTCATATTATTGCTTAAATTATGGAAATTAGAGGAGCGCATTGATGAAGACATGTCCGCTAGAGCACGTATGCCAAATTTATCGGCTCTAAA GCAATTACCTAATAATCATGAAGATTGGATTGAATTGTTGCGTCAACAGGAAATTTTACACGAAACCGAATTGAAAAAGTGGCACACAGTATTGCAGACCGCAattgaattgttaaaaaag ACTGAAAGAACTTTGGCCGAACTAATGTTTCgctaa
- the LOC111678556 gene encoding protein Aster-B isoform X1, translating into MNFGISQITTTTTYTNTSNTVTTTAALASVSTATVSDSISKDTTTDVPTGTETQTSSNVSDNIGKQNSTSNSIHPSKSFTTPQNCLEILTSIQNKTVPSDCASTANYFSTASSNNSSQILPTSSSSSLLTSSSATRSPLEPLGGIQSINNENSSVHMDGNEEINICFYFERKLLLPEDLPKQINSTISDNSSNIENTIKSTFSSISNSITGTVASLKNDNLTTQPDLSQSRESLKSQTERNSCSNIEENIELDDKVNDLSLSESKISINSANILRCDEDSLSKSSENSGDLLRNLYSSDCIDKIRNVTRLSERAKKKSWYNVLYPNYKSRSQDFKKLFKEVPNDERLIVDYSCALYRDLLIQGRLYISQNYVCFHANILGWETCLIIKWKDVTSITKEKTALVIPNAISICTPKEKYFFSSFTTRDKTFLILFRVWQNTLMNKPMPAQEIWQLVHNYYGDELGLTTDDEDYIDPTVEDRDDSTSNIDFVSAIDDTNSLSVYQEAIVGSSSNIYQAIDSSSGNSASNNNSGNNSASSGDCINSKIMKSNAKELTLISAKPEDGFASNSQTQQTSATSGGSGSGSAVTGSHSANVSKESKHNTSTFDSKRKVSKNNRQREENTSKNSETLPTDISDSSDSEENNIPFVATAECNSPHEGRQLVHTILPINIETLFNLLFSKSKFLLDFHAMRKSTDLVFGEWITNEDGQKTRTFNVTVQLAASVGPKTSKVTEFQVMRDCSKPGELYSIDINNVNAGIPYADSFSVLVHYCLVKTVDDHTMLSVHAQIKYKKSIWGVVKGFIEKNTWAGLDDFYTSLLHSLQSETCIPPAKGKGRRPRRGTATQIRPLEEMPILPTKPEPADHSGIAQTISTRHPIDSPVVAVEATTKFRWLSLFVLVLLCFLIIVNVILLLKLWKLEERIDEDMSARARMPNLSALKQLPNNHEDWIELLRQQEILHETELKKWHTVLQTAIELLKKVSVVCQNMFHNDDKLTQQIDQISDEL; encoded by the exons aTGAATTTTGGTATATCACAAATTACTACTACCACTACTTATACTAATACCAGCAATACTGTAACTACAACGGCGGCATTAGCATCTGTTAGCACAGCTACTGTCTCCGATAGCATTAGCAAAGATACCACAACTGATGTACCGACAGGAACAGAAACTCAAACCTCTAGTAACGTCTCTGATAATATCGGTAAACAAAACTCTACTAGCAATTCCATACATCCTTCGAAATCATTTACAACTCCACAAAACTGCTTAGAGATCTTAACgtcaatacaaaataaaacagttcCTAGCGATTGTGCGTCTACTGCTAATTATTTTTCCACGGCTTCCTCCAATAACTCATCGCAAATCTTGCCGACCTCTTCTTCCTCATCATTATTAACATCTTCGAGTGCAACAAGATCACCTTTGGAACCATTAGGTGGTATACAGTCTAT AAATAACGAAAACTCTTCAGTTCACATGGATGgaaatgaagaaataaatatttgtttttatttcgaaag GAAACTTCTCTTGCCAGAAGATTTACCAAAACAAATCAATTCGACGATTTCAGACAATTCTTCTAATAtcgaaaatacaataaaatctaCATTTTCTTCGATTTCTAATAGTATAACTGGTACTGTTGCCTCATTGAAAAATGATAATTTGACAACTCAACCTGATTTGAGTCAATCAAGAGAATCTTTAAAATCACAAACAGAGCGAAATAGTTGCAGCAATATTGAGGAAAATATTGAGTTAGATGACAAAGTAAATGATTTAAGTCTGAGCGAAAGTAAGATTTCAATTAATTCAGCAAACATATTACGTTGTGATGAG gacTCATTAAGCAAATCTAGTGAAAACTCGGGAGATTTATTGAGAAACCTTTATTCATCTGATTGTATTGATAAAATAAGAAACGTTACACGTTTGTCAGAACGTGCTAAAAAGAAATCGTGGTATAACGTGTTGTATCCTAACTATAAGTCACGTTCACaggattttaagaaattatttaaggAAGTGCCAAATGATGAACGCTTGATTGTTG actaTTCCTGTGCACTTTATAGAGATTTGCTTATACAGGGACGATTGTATATATCACAAAACTACGTTTGTTTTCATGCCAACATTTTGGGTTGGGAAACTTGTTTGATTATCAAGTGGAAAGACGTAACGTCGATAACCAAAGAGAAAACGGCGCTTGTTATACCAAACGCCATATCAATTTGTAcaccaaaagaaaaatactttttttcgtcATTCACCACGCgcgataaaacatttttaatactttttcgaGTATGGCAAAATACGTTAATGAATAAACCCATGCCAGCACAGGAGATATGGCAATTAGTACACAATTATTATGGTGATGAATTAGGTCTTACGACAGATGACGAAGATTATATAGATCCAACTGTTGAGGATCGAGACGACAGCACTTCAAATATAGACTTTGTATCTGCCATAGATGATACCAATTCATTGAGTGTTTACCAAGAGGCTATAGTAGGGTCCAGTTCAAATATTTACCAAGCAATTGATAGTAGTAGCGGAAATAGTGCTTCTAATAATAACAGCGGAAATAATAGTGCCAGTAGTGGTGATTGTATAAACTCAAAAATAATGAAGTCAAATGCTAAAGAATTAACATTGATCTCAGCAAAACCAGAAGATGGTTTCGCATCAAATTCTCAAACACAGCAAACTTCTGCTACAAGTGGCGGCAGCGGTAGTGGGAGCGCAGTTACCGGTAGTCATAGTGCAAATGTTTCAAAAGAATCAAAACATAATACTTCAACATTCGATTCAAAACGTAAAGTGTCAAAAAATAATCGACAACGAGAAGAAAACACAAGTAAAAATTCAGAAACTCTACCAACCGATATATCGGATTCCAGCGATTcagaagaaaataatattcc attcGTAGCCACAGCTGAATGTAATTCCCCTCACGAAGGCCGCCAATTGGTTCATACAATACTACCGATCAATATAGAaacattgtttaatttattgttttctaaGTCGAAATTTTTGCTAGATTTTCATGCAATGCGAAAGTCAACGGATTTGGTTTTTGGCGAATGGATAACAAATGAAGATGGTCAAAAAACACGTACTTTTAATGTGACTGTACAGTTGGCCGCTTCGGTTGGTCCAAAAACGTCCAAG gTTACGGAATTTCAAGTGATGCGAGATTGCAGTAAACCTGGTGAACTTTATTCCATTGATATAAATAACGTCAATGCTGGCATTCCATATGCAGATAGTTTTAGCGTTTTAGTACATTACTGTCTGGTTAA GACTGTAGATGATCACACAATGCTTTCGGTTCACGCccaaatcaaatataaaaaatctatttgggGTGTTGTTAAAGGTTTCATAGAGAAAAATACTTGGGCTGGCCTAGATGATTTCTACACATCGCTATTGCATTCATTACAAAGCGAAACATGCATCCCACCGGCCAAGGGCAAAGGAAGACGTCCACGCAGGG GCACTGCTACTCAAATACGTCCACTGGAAGAGATGCCTATATTGCCAACAAAACCTGAGCCAGCTGACCACAGTGGTATTGCACAAACTATTTCTACACGCCATCCAATCGACAGTCCTGTTGTAGCAGTTGAAGCAACTACAAAATTCAGGTGGCTGTCACTGTTTGTTCTTGTTCTCTTATGTTTCCTCATAATTGTTAATGTCATATTATTGCTTAAATTATGGAAATTAGAGGAGCGCATTGATGAAGACATGTCCGCTAGAGCACGTATGCCAAATTTATCGGCTCTAAA GCAATTACCTAATAATCATGAAGATTGGATTGAATTGTTGCGTCAACAGGAAATTTTACACGAAACCGAATTGAAAAAGTGGCACACAGTATTGCAGACCGCAattgaattgttaaaaaaggTGAGCGTTGTTTGTCAAAATATGTTTCACAATGACGATAAACTAACTCAACAGATCGATCAAATCAGTGATGAACTTTAA
- the LOC111678556 gene encoding protein Aster-B isoform X3 has translation MNFGISQITTTTTYTNTSNTVTTTAALASVSTATVSDSISKDTTTDVPTGTETQTSSNVSDNIGKQNSTSNSIHPSKSFTTPQNCLEILTSIQNKTVPSDCASTANYFSTASSNNSSQILPTSSSSSLLTSSSATRSPLEPLGGIQSMKLLLPEDLPKQINSTISDNSSNIENTIKSTFSSISNSITGTVASLKNDNLTTQPDLSQSRESLKSQTERNSCSNIEENIELDDKVNDLSLSESKISINSANILRCDEDSLSKSSENSGDLLRNLYSSDCIDKIRNVTRLSERAKKKSWYNVLYPNYKSRSQDFKKLFKEVPNDERLIVDYSCALYRDLLIQGRLYISQNYVCFHANILGWETCLIIKWKDVTSITKEKTALVIPNAISICTPKEKYFFSSFTTRDKTFLILFRVWQNTLMNKPMPAQEIWQLVHNYYGDELGLTTDDEDYIDPTVEDRDDSTSNIDFVSAIDDTNSLSVYQEAIVGSSSNIYQAIDSSSGNSASNNNSGNNSASSGDCINSKIMKSNAKELTLISAKPEDGFASNSQTQQTSATSGGSGSGSAVTGSHSANVSKESKHNTSTFDSKRKVSKNNRQREENTSKNSETLPTDISDSSDSEENNIPFVATAECNSPHEGRQLVHTILPINIETLFNLLFSKSKFLLDFHAMRKSTDLVFGEWITNEDGQKTRTFNVTVQLAASVGPKTSKVTEFQVMRDCSKPGELYSIDINNVNAGIPYADSFSVLVHYCLVKTVDDHTMLSVHAQIKYKKSIWGVVKGFIEKNTWAGLDDFYTSLLHSLQSETCIPPAKGKGRRPRRGTATQIRPLEEMPILPTKPEPADHSGIAQTISTRHPIDSPVVAVEATTKFRWLSLFVLVLLCFLIIVNVILLLKLWKLEERIDEDMSARARMPNLSALKQLPNNHEDWIELLRQQEILHETELKKWHTVLQTAIELLKKVSVVCQNMFHNDDKLTQQIDQISDEL, from the exons aTGAATTTTGGTATATCACAAATTACTACTACCACTACTTATACTAATACCAGCAATACTGTAACTACAACGGCGGCATTAGCATCTGTTAGCACAGCTACTGTCTCCGATAGCATTAGCAAAGATACCACAACTGATGTACCGACAGGAACAGAAACTCAAACCTCTAGTAACGTCTCTGATAATATCGGTAAACAAAACTCTACTAGCAATTCCATACATCCTTCGAAATCATTTACAACTCCACAAAACTGCTTAGAGATCTTAACgtcaatacaaaataaaacagttcCTAGCGATTGTGCGTCTACTGCTAATTATTTTTCCACGGCTTCCTCCAATAACTCATCGCAAATCTTGCCGACCTCTTCTTCCTCATCATTATTAACATCTTCGAGTGCAACAAGATCACCTTTGGAACCATTAGGTGGTATACAGTCTAT GAAACTTCTCTTGCCAGAAGATTTACCAAAACAAATCAATTCGACGATTTCAGACAATTCTTCTAATAtcgaaaatacaataaaatctaCATTTTCTTCGATTTCTAATAGTATAACTGGTACTGTTGCCTCATTGAAAAATGATAATTTGACAACTCAACCTGATTTGAGTCAATCAAGAGAATCTTTAAAATCACAAACAGAGCGAAATAGTTGCAGCAATATTGAGGAAAATATTGAGTTAGATGACAAAGTAAATGATTTAAGTCTGAGCGAAAGTAAGATTTCAATTAATTCAGCAAACATATTACGTTGTGATGAG gacTCATTAAGCAAATCTAGTGAAAACTCGGGAGATTTATTGAGAAACCTTTATTCATCTGATTGTATTGATAAAATAAGAAACGTTACACGTTTGTCAGAACGTGCTAAAAAGAAATCGTGGTATAACGTGTTGTATCCTAACTATAAGTCACGTTCACaggattttaagaaattatttaaggAAGTGCCAAATGATGAACGCTTGATTGTTG actaTTCCTGTGCACTTTATAGAGATTTGCTTATACAGGGACGATTGTATATATCACAAAACTACGTTTGTTTTCATGCCAACATTTTGGGTTGGGAAACTTGTTTGATTATCAAGTGGAAAGACGTAACGTCGATAACCAAAGAGAAAACGGCGCTTGTTATACCAAACGCCATATCAATTTGTAcaccaaaagaaaaatactttttttcgtcATTCACCACGCgcgataaaacatttttaatactttttcgaGTATGGCAAAATACGTTAATGAATAAACCCATGCCAGCACAGGAGATATGGCAATTAGTACACAATTATTATGGTGATGAATTAGGTCTTACGACAGATGACGAAGATTATATAGATCCAACTGTTGAGGATCGAGACGACAGCACTTCAAATATAGACTTTGTATCTGCCATAGATGATACCAATTCATTGAGTGTTTACCAAGAGGCTATAGTAGGGTCCAGTTCAAATATTTACCAAGCAATTGATAGTAGTAGCGGAAATAGTGCTTCTAATAATAACAGCGGAAATAATAGTGCCAGTAGTGGTGATTGTATAAACTCAAAAATAATGAAGTCAAATGCTAAAGAATTAACATTGATCTCAGCAAAACCAGAAGATGGTTTCGCATCAAATTCTCAAACACAGCAAACTTCTGCTACAAGTGGCGGCAGCGGTAGTGGGAGCGCAGTTACCGGTAGTCATAGTGCAAATGTTTCAAAAGAATCAAAACATAATACTTCAACATTCGATTCAAAACGTAAAGTGTCAAAAAATAATCGACAACGAGAAGAAAACACAAGTAAAAATTCAGAAACTCTACCAACCGATATATCGGATTCCAGCGATTcagaagaaaataatattcc attcGTAGCCACAGCTGAATGTAATTCCCCTCACGAAGGCCGCCAATTGGTTCATACAATACTACCGATCAATATAGAaacattgtttaatttattgttttctaaGTCGAAATTTTTGCTAGATTTTCATGCAATGCGAAAGTCAACGGATTTGGTTTTTGGCGAATGGATAACAAATGAAGATGGTCAAAAAACACGTACTTTTAATGTGACTGTACAGTTGGCCGCTTCGGTTGGTCCAAAAACGTCCAAG gTTACGGAATTTCAAGTGATGCGAGATTGCAGTAAACCTGGTGAACTTTATTCCATTGATATAAATAACGTCAATGCTGGCATTCCATATGCAGATAGTTTTAGCGTTTTAGTACATTACTGTCTGGTTAA GACTGTAGATGATCACACAATGCTTTCGGTTCACGCccaaatcaaatataaaaaatctatttgggGTGTTGTTAAAGGTTTCATAGAGAAAAATACTTGGGCTGGCCTAGATGATTTCTACACATCGCTATTGCATTCATTACAAAGCGAAACATGCATCCCACCGGCCAAGGGCAAAGGAAGACGTCCACGCAGGG GCACTGCTACTCAAATACGTCCACTGGAAGAGATGCCTATATTGCCAACAAAACCTGAGCCAGCTGACCACAGTGGTATTGCACAAACTATTTCTACACGCCATCCAATCGACAGTCCTGTTGTAGCAGTTGAAGCAACTACAAAATTCAGGTGGCTGTCACTGTTTGTTCTTGTTCTCTTATGTTTCCTCATAATTGTTAATGTCATATTATTGCTTAAATTATGGAAATTAGAGGAGCGCATTGATGAAGACATGTCCGCTAGAGCACGTATGCCAAATTTATCGGCTCTAAA GCAATTACCTAATAATCATGAAGATTGGATTGAATTGTTGCGTCAACAGGAAATTTTACACGAAACCGAATTGAAAAAGTGGCACACAGTATTGCAGACCGCAattgaattgttaaaaaaggTGAGCGTTGTTTGTCAAAATATGTTTCACAATGACGATAAACTAACTCAACAGATCGATCAAATCAGTGATGAACTTTAA